GAGTGGAGAAATTACCTTTTTCGGTGTTTTTTTCAAGAACTTCACAAGTAGCATCAAACATGCATAACAAGCTATGTACAGAATTCAAATGAGACCCCCATCTAGTATCTCTAGCTCTTTGCAAAGTACCAATTTGATTAAGTCCACTACCTGTCACAATTTGATCATTGGCAATTAAGTTTGCAACATTATTTGCTTGAGCAACCCTTAACTGATCATGACGTTTAGGAGAAACAGTCACAACATTCACAATTAGtgtaagttttgaaaagaattgatgAACATAACAAACTTCTTTGGCTGCAGAAACAAGTGCTAATTGTAATCGATGAGCAAGACAATGAATGTAATAAGCAAAAAGGcaatctttcaaaaatagagCTTGCAATCTCCATTCACCACGCATATTACTAGCTCCATCGTACCCTTGTCCCCTAAGATTTTGGACATCAAGATTATGACGAGAAAGAACTGATGAAATTTCTGTTTTCAATGTCAAAGAACATGTATCAGAAACATGTATAAGATCAAAAAATCTTTCTTGAACACAACCGTGCTTGTCTACAAATCTCAAAACCACGTACATTTGTTCTCGCTTTGACTCATCTCTTGCTTCAtcaataattatacaaaatttagaATCACCATTTTTTTCTCGAATTGTTGCACGCACTTTTCTAGAAAAGATATACAATATATCTTTTTGAACACTGAGAGATATATATTGAGCATTTCCAGGAGCATTTTCAAGGACAACATTATGAACATTCTGATTACAGGAAGCTAAAAGCTTAATTAACTCAATAAAATTCTCCCTATTCAAAGATCCAGGACTTTCATCATCGCCTCTAAATGCACATACTTGAAATGCAAGCCATCGAATAGCATTAATAGATGTCTTCAACCTTAAACGGTTATTTGCAATAGTTTCATTACTATGCCTATCAAGAATTTTGTCTATATGCTTAGATTGAGCCATTAAATCATCACAAGATTTCACACATAAATTATGGGGAGAATTAGGAATAGAACCCTCGTGACATACAAATGCACAATTTATCCCATTATTTACTTTCTTCCAGTTACTAAATTCTAACTCTGAAAATGCATTTTTTCCATCATTACGAGCACTATAATGTTTACCAAACAAGTAACAAGGCAAACAATAAGCAGCATCTTTTTCTGGTGAATATTCTAACCAACTTGAAAATTTCTTAAACCAAGAAGATTGAAAATATCGACGGTGATTATTATTACCAGAAGCTGGATAGCTAATATTTGTTGGTTGGTATGGCCCAGCTATTATGTATGCTCTACGAATCTTATCGCGTTCATTGACATTATACTGTCAAATTGGACGTCGCTTTTCTGGATCCCTTTCTAGTAAAGAGATATTAACATCTCTTTCTAATCTTGGTACTTTGGTTTCATGTTGATATGTATTTTGAGTAAGATTAGAGAGCTCACTTACTTGACCTTCTTGTGAAATAAGATTAGAGAGTTGGCTTGTTTGAACTCCAACATTATCAGTAACCTTTCTCTTAAAAATTGCATCAATTTTACTTTGCTTTTTTATCGTAAAATGTCCTAATTTCTTTTTACCTGAAAAGAAActcaaataattatatacttaCATGAATAAACAAAGTCtaagtatattttattaattaaatatcaataataataattttttattaaattattatcaatttcattaaaaaataaaataaaaaaataagagagaataaatcttaaaaataggTCAATAATTTGTCTATGTAAatacaaaagaataaaattaaattatttcatAATAAAACAATGTActttgttaattaataattttatgtaattatataaaagaattgaaaaataaaataaataccttGACTTCACTAGAGACTGGCAATGGACAATGGCAGTGTCGCAGTGATATGACCCCTGAGAACTGAGGACGGCACGTGTTACGGTGTTaggaaacaaaagaattagaaaagaataggaaaggtgaagaaacagaattagttttagagatttttttaaattttaatgttttatttatgttagttTGGGCTTCTAACTAGTGactattactttttttttttaaagctgGGGCCAGGCCTCTATTTGCCCCCCCCATGTATCCATCCCTGGGTAGGATAGTGTTTAGACTTTATTCTAATTCTACGTGCGGGTTGAGAATTTTTCAATcctaaccctacccgcaccCTAAAGTTCTAAATCCTACCCTACTCGATCCTACtcgtagaaaaataaaaaaattttaagtaaatataaaatttaaccattccaaatttcatacacatgaataaaataaaaaataaaaaactaagttcaaattaaaattaaaaataataaaattttaaaaaaatctaacataaaattacaaataatatgaTCATCGATTAGTTTAATggttatttcaaatttttataagagaaaGATTGTGGGTTCAACACTCATTTTCTTCACTACATACAtaatttttacatatatattatataatatattagagGTGCGGGTAGAGTAGGATAGGGTATATCCTGAACTCGTACCCTATCCTACCCGCAGGTGAACTCGTACCGCACCCTATCCTACCCGCAGTGGGTAGGGTAGACAACCCTACCTGAGCGGGTTGGTCCGGATTGAATATCCGCGAAAAGGGTATAGATTNNNNNNNNNNNNNNNNNNNNNNNNNNNNNNNNNNNNNNNNNNNNNNNNNNNNNNNNTAcgtaataaaaattataaatttaatcgtaattaatttttaatttaattattttataatttttttattttaaaagtattattctataaaatataatataaataacgCGATTCTTCTATCAACTTTGATAGGAAAATGTTATGGTGGTTATCCTAATCTCTTATATCTCTTTGAAATGCCATCTTAGGAGCTCCTATGTCCACagaatttagaattaatttcgATAATGGTATTTATTGAGTTAAAATTCATCttgatttctaaaattttacGTTGGTCTCAATTTTgacatcaaaattttaaattatccaATTGAGACTTTTAAATATTGAATCGTGACTCACGTTTATTCTTGTAATGATCTTCATTAACGAAGTGTTAATGTGGCACATCAAGTTGTCAAGTTATGTTGCCATCTGAGTTTTAAATTGTCATGGTAAAACGCTGATGGATACATGATATGGCAAAagttaaaaattctaaataaatCCCTGAAAATAGACTTAAAATCCTAAATTGCAGTCCCATTTTGATCTTGTTGAAAAGATGATAGGTTTAGGTAGCCAAGCTTCTGTGAGCTCTACAAGATCGTGTTCCCATGATATCTCAGCGAGAAACCCTAATCATAATAGATTGGAAAAGATTTCAGATTGATGTGGCAGTGAAATATATCCTGTGCTTCGGTGGTCTAGAACACATGCGAATCTTGAGATACTTTTTTATAGGTGTCCAAATTATAATGTAAGTTTTTTGCTGTGTAATTTTTCTCTTATGCATTGTCTTCTTCAACTTGTTATTGGACTACAATTTCTCTTgagtatttttataatattttgtttctttgttattgcTGGAATGATAGACAGCTGGGAGGATGTGGTGTGATTTTTTTGTGTGGGTagataatgaagaagaaggcagCATAGTAGAAAGATAAGTACCTACAAACAATGAcgataattgaaaaataagtttaattAGCATGGAGAATTAGCACAATAAAATCTGAGATTAAGTATTTGAAACTGTGGATAAGTTTTTTTGAGTTTgatgatttatttgtttgtgtCCTTGATTATTGTTTATGATGTAAGTGTGGATAAGACGTGATTAAAAATATGTAGTTGTCTATATAAATTAATAGTATAAAGCAAGTCAATGTAAAAACAAATATGTTGTTGAAGCATCCTTTTTATAATTGGGATACTGTAGCTGTTAtgcaatttttaataaataaattttaatatataaaacttACTAGAACTTTTTATAAGTTTCAAACTTGTCACTACATAAATGTACTCAAAATAAGACATACAAAACATAGCCAAATATCCAAGGACATCATTTTTCATAAACCAACCAAAACAAACTGAGCAACATAAACTTAATAAGTGTATGAACAAAATACAATTCAAAAAGGTATTAATAGCCAAGTCacaaaataagataaccatGCTCCAATCACaaacaaagaaggaaaaattaacataatattaaGGTATATTCTTAATCTAATTATTCATTACTTCTTTCTGGGAGGCTTGAACCCTGGTTTCAGCTTGGGTGTGGGGACAAATTTTATATATGCAGTCATCCTGAAAGATGTTTTAGAACTTGCTCCCTACATTGGATCAAGACATGCTGAGCTTAGGACTGGAGAGGATTTATTTTTAGGTAGCAGTTTGTTGGGCCTCCCTGTTGGGGTTACCTATTATactgatgcatgagcatcttttctatcttttcctagtgaatttacattggaattgttaagtttaatcaagatttaaataatttttgccactatgaatgctactttgagttgtgtaaaattctgtttatttcaggtagcattcgaaTGGATTTGAAGGAGTTTTAtacaagaagagaaagaaagtggatgatactgtcaaccctgaccttcTTGCCCTCTAACggacataacttgagctacagaggtccaatttaCATGATTCCagcggcattggaaagctaacttctagaACTTTTCAATActcttttcttccattttgttTGGCCACATTGGCACCTAACTTGGGATTTTTCAAGTTAGGCGCCGGAGGAAGACAAGCACACATAATCTATTCGGCCATattggcgcctaacttggctTTTCCCAAGTTAGGTTCCAGAAGAAGAGCTTGCATTACAATTTTGTGCTGCATCATCCATGCTTAACTTCAAATTCATGAAGTTAGGTGCCTGTTCGAAGGGAAGCAATGGTCCCCACGCATTCAAGGATTGTTCGaagatattatttatttcttttgattaaaaatttttattttaactacaaatagaaaaagatattatttagttttagaaaatatattttacatttattaggattatatataaaagaaaaaaatttagccCTTCGAGCCCTCTTCTCTTTTCACACACCTTATTCCGCACTTTACAATTTTTTTCAGAATCCTTGTTTTTCTCTCTGAGCCAtgactaaacctccactgttaaggttaggagctctgtttattgtatagattgatactattattcttctattttaattagtgttttgatttcaatttcaagaatttgttttcgttcttcatcttatgaatctgggtggaacggaagtatgacccttattctatTTGAGTtattgtaaaacttggaaaagcaatttacttgaataacagcttgaaaacaatttctcctaaatttctaattatctgaaCTTAatgggatacatgacatataatcctcttatatttggataattaggatttttgtggcacaTAAACTAGTTTTGAACTTAACCTTCTAATCAAAATCAAGTGACCAAAGAATTAGCGattgatgaaggttagaggagactaaaaaggtctaaggaattagggtttagtcacatatagtttgccatgaattgaatcttgcatgattaaaatagttggtaaaaaaagttaatccggaagaTAAACAAGTccaaaaccttaactgttttacTCATATATTTCACAACCCGTTTACTACTTGCTTTCTGATTTTCTGAATTTactattaatgcaattgagacccaaacactcttttctacttgtctaactaagtagatcactcaatcattgtttcttagtccatcaatcctcgtgggatcgaccctcattcacttgaggtatgTAACACCCCAATTATCCTAAGCTTTACCTCTAACCATAAAGAAAAGGTTAATTAGAGGTTACGACACTAGACAGACTAAAGCCGGTACTGCCAACTTAAGCGCCAGTACGcattttttacaaaaacttttcgAAAGAaatacattttccaactcagaaaaattcactgaaatcaaatttctcatttatatttttaaattaaaacttctaaattttgaatctattctggacactaaaattattttattaaaacagtTTTATGTGAAAACGCGGGTTCTTAcaaggtactacttggtacaacccggtgcacttgccagttagtttgtggTATTCAAATTCTGCACCACATACCATAAATGCAGTTAAGTTAGTGACATAACTATACCaagaatataattataaatacaatttaaatctacaaatgaaattaaattaggatGAAATCACTTGATCTCCATCTTTTGGTTGTGAGTCAAGTGGTTGGATTAGCACAATCTCTGAAGGAGTGGCAACATCTTTAGGAGCATCATTAGTAATAGCATTTTTAGCATTATCAATAAGAGTCTCCAAAGGAGTCCCTTGATTGGAGGCACCATCTCCACCCTGATAAGTTGTAATAGCATCATATCACTTACCTTTTTTCTTACCAAGAACAGTTGTTGCTACTTTAGTAAGGGCAGCTGCAATATCATCCTTCTTGTATGAACAACTTCTCTTGGTATGGCTTTTTGTGTCACAATAAATACAAGTGAACTCCTTGTACTTTCTATTAAGCTTGGTTGTTCCAGTCTTAGATTTTTTGGTCCCCAAAGACTCTACATCAACAtccttccttctcttcttcttcaacagaCCCAACTTTCTTTAAATGTTTGGAGCTTGAGGCCTACTATACTAAGACTTCTCCTACAAAGCTTGTCCAGGAATTGGATTTAGAATATGCATATATTTGTCTATAAGAATCCATAGTTACCCAAGAGTGGCAGTAGTCTTCAGGATCACCATTCAATCTAGAAATGGCAGCACAAGCATGGACACATGGCATGCCTAAAATTAAGTGGATATTAGAATCAGTATTAGAATACACTAGATTTGCATAACATTATATAGAAATggttaattaaataaagattaCTTGTAATCTGCTAGAATCTACATGTGCAAATTTTTTTGCCTAAATCAACAACCATTTTGTCAGATAATCATGGATCTCAAATCTTTGATAACCATCATCTCCACACCACACTGGACACCATTTTTGTGACTCCTTTCTTGTTCTCTCAAGTCCGCTCTTCTGTATAGGTGCCAATGTGATGTTGTCATTTAACCTTGTTTTTTGTAATTGTCCTCATCACGAACATGCGGACCTCCTCCAACAGGATAATTATAGGCCTTATACTTCTTAAATAGacaatttattatgtaaaattgtaaaattttaaattttattagattagaaattattgaatttaaatatttaaaattatatattaattttttaataattttatttaatatttaattaaactaattgAACCCCGGTTGAATTTCGGTCGGACTACCGAACCATTGAACCAAACATTCTATCATTTCGTTGACCGATTTAGTTCTAGCAACCTTGCTCTTTACTGatactaattttatttcaaatattatatctaatacaaattttaattttaaattagttcagTACTGTAGATATCAGAAATGAtacctgttcataccctgacctaAGAATAAGGTCGGGTCCAACAAGGATAAAAGGGCCGACCTTAAAGGAGGGCTCTCCATCCCTTACTCGATCTCTTGGAAGAGGTCGTATACCAACTAAGGAGCCCAAAACCCCGCGTACCTAATGCAGCGAGGTCACTTCTTCTAGAAGACAGTGACTAGAGGGTTGTGCTTCAACAAAAGGTATAAGAAAGGATAAGATGGAACTACCGCCACCAAGGAAGTCATCAAACCCTACTATAAATATGCTGGCACCCCCTAGGTATAACTCACGTTCTACTTTACTAAAAGCTTGCTTAAAAtccttactaacttaagcatcggagcctcttgcaggtaccatccTCCACATCCTCACAAAGAACTCGGACAGGCTGTACCTCGGCATCACAAGTCGGACGTTGCCACTCAAAGGGACCTGGACCTCACGTTCAGGCCCAAATCAACATTTCAGGTAACCTtcagaacattggcgccattgccggggacctggaagtcatcccacaACCATGGTGGACAAGCAACCAGACGATGAACATATCACATCCAAAcctgaagaagaagcacagaaggaCAGGGAACCCTACGGGGAGACACCCCAAGGAAACTCTCCTCCAAGGAAAAATCATCTTGATGCATGCCATCCCGAAGGAGAGAAACATCCCCAAGCAACGAAAATACTGAGCATGGTTCACAGACAACAAGATCGCTTGAGACAACTCGAACACGAGGCGGAGCGACAGCGAGAGGCCAAACGGGAATTGAGAAGAGAATTAAGGCAGCGTAGGGAGCTAGAAGAAAAACTCCAAAAGATGGAGGCCAACCTTCGAACCCGGACCACTAGGTCAGGCAGGGACGAAAGTCCCTCAGGAGGACAAGATCCGTTCACAGAAGATATCATAAAGGCTAAGGTTCCCAGAAATTTCAAGTCACCGGACATGGACCTTTATGATGGCATGTCCGAACCGAGCCACCACCTTAGTAACCTCAGAAGCATAATGTATCTAGCCGACGCTTCTAATGCGACTCGTTGTAAAGCTTTCCTGGCCACTTTAACAAAGGctgcgatgaagtggttcgacagcctgTCCCCTAGGTCGGTCACCAATTTTGATGAACTGGCGAGAAAATTCCTTACTAGATTCTCCATTCAAAAAGACAAACAGAGCACGCCCCAAGCTTGCTAGGAGTAAAACAAGTAGATGGGAAAAGTTTGCAggactacatggaaagattcaacaaaacttGCTTGGAAATCCAGGAGCTACCAACTGAAGCGGCGATCATGGGTTTGGTCAATGGCCTGAAAGAAGGCCATTCGGCCAGCCCATATCCAAGCGACATCCATCTTTTTTAAATGAGGTACAGGAAAGGGCaaaaaaatacattaacatGGAAGAAAGTTTCCGACTAAGAGAACCTCCTTCAAGGTCCAACCTACCCTATTCACTTCGAGAAAAAAAACGGGAACTCAAGAGAAAGGAGGAGCCGAGCACGGAGAAACCCCGAAAATACCACAACTACACTCCTCTCAGGGTCTCCTTAATGGACGTCTACAGAGAAATATGCCACACAGAGAAAATTTTACCACTCCGTTTGATCAAACACAAGAAGACAGAAAGTCGGACCGAGTACTGCGAATACCATAAAATCTATGGACACTCCACCAATGAAtgctacgacctaaaaaatgCATAGAAATGTTGGCCAGAGAAGGCCGGCTCGATAGATACCTGGCAGCTAGGTCGGATGACCCGAGTAAgtgaagaagggaagaagaagagggtCGACCACAATGCCCTCCTGACACCCCGGAGCAGCACATCCATATGATTAACGGAGGATTCGCAGGGGGAGAAACGACAAAATCCTCACggaaaagacacctcaaagaggtataccaGGTCGGGGAAAGTAGCCAACAGATCGACCTGCCCACCATCTCTTTCACGAAAGAGGACGCACAAGGTCTGTTACCCAGACACGACGACCCTGTAGTGTTAACAATGATCCTAGCCAATGCAAACCTCCACCGCACCTTGATAAATCAAGGAAGCTCAGCTGATATTTTGTTTAATCCCGCTTTTGACAAGCTTGGGCTAGAAATAAAAGATCGAAAGGCATACCCTGACAACTTGTTCGGACTAGGGGACACCCCAATCCGACCTCTTGGATATATCTTGTTATACAACTACCTTTAGAAAGGGTACCGATCAAGGACCTTAAGCATCAACTATATCGTAGTCGACGTAAACTCGgtctacaatgccttaataggtaggacaattgatgcgtgagcatctttcctatcttttcctagtgaatttgcatcaaatttattgagtttaataaagaattaattatcttttagccaatatggatgctactttgagtcttttgcaattttgtttattttaggtaacattcggctggatttgatggagtttctgtagcacaagaacaaaaggagatggcaacgaggagcgacgcgtacgcgtaattTGGAGCTTttcatggcgacgcgtgcgcgtgactgacgcgtacgcgtgatttgaagaatttCACAGTGGCACGTGCGCGTGACCGACACGTCCGCGTGATttgcgaagaagaccagcgacgcatacgcgtgactgatgcgtacacgtgacatgcgccacgtgcggAAAATGCAGAAACcactgggggtgatttctgggccccagtttagcacccaagttaggcgcggatccagtgaagccaagtggtccccacgttacaagacgcggagtagttagttaattctgatttaaattcaaatttgaatttgaaaataggaaaagatattatcttaattttagatattagattttaaattaattaggaatagttataaaaaggagagacttctcttctattggaGAGGTTCCACCAGGGGGTATACCATCAGATTGAAACTCTGTACATTCTAggaaaatcttatttttctctgaaccatgagcaactaatcctccattgttaagcttaggagctctgtctatttgtatgaattgattttattactttttctattttaattcatgtatggatttataatttaagaattattttcgctctttatcttatgaatttgggtggaacggaagtatgaccctctttctatttgagttcttgtaaaacttggaaaagctctttacttgaacaacaacttgaaaacatattctcctaaattttaattgtttggatttaacgggatacgtgactataatccttttatttttgggtaattagagtttttgtggcatataaactagaatttgatcatgcagcttctaattggaattaattgtctaaggaattggcagttaatgaattttagaggagactagaaaggtctaagaaattagggtttagtcacatatagttttccataaattaaatcctgcatgattaaaatagttagtaagaaaaatcaatccagaaaatagatatctctgaaaccttaactatttctCCATATATATTTCACAACTTCTTTACTGTTTGTATTCTAAAATTCTTAATTActatttaatgctctttgaatatcaaaataattttttctgcttgcctaactaagcctatCACTCAATAActattgcttaatccatcaatcctcgtgggatcgatccttactcacgtaaagtattacttggtacgatcctgtgcacttgtcggttagtttgtgggttgtaaaataccgcaccaacaATCCTAAACAGACTTGCTGCTATTGTCTCTACTTTTCATCTTTGCATGAAGTTTCCCACGATCGAGAGATTTGCCACTGTGAAAGGGGACCAAAAGCTTGCAAGGAAATGCTATAATGAAAGCCTTAGCTTGAAAACCAACTCAGGAGGAAAGGAAGTCAACACAATCGAATTGGGGGGAACCCGAGTTCATGAAGAGCTACGTCCCCAACTTGAAGGCGAGACCGAAGAGGTCCAAATCGAAAATGCCCCTAGCAAGACAACGAGCATAGGggcaaactttaaaaaaaaactaaagaaatagcttgttgatttactaagaaaaaattccgacctcttcgcctggaaagctTCCGACATGCCTGGCATAGATCCCGACCTGATGTGCCATAAGCTCACCGTATACCCAGGTTCCCTACTTATTCAGCAGAAGCACAGGAAGCTCATACCAGAGCAAACACAGGTCGTGAGGAACAGGTACAGGCCTTGCTAGAAGCAGGATTTATAAGGGAGGTAAAATACCCGTCATGGCTAGCCAACATTATATTggtaaaaaaagtaaaatagaaaGTGAAGAATGTGTGTCGATTATACCGACCTCAACAAGGCCTTCCCTAAAGATCCTTACCCTCTTCCCAATATCGATGCACTGGTTGATTTGGACTCAAGGTACAGATACCTTtccttcatggatgcctactctagatacaatcaaatcccgatgcaCGAATCTGATCAACAAAAGACCTTATTCATAACCCCAAAGACAAACTATTATTACATAGTAATGCCTTTCGGATTAAAGAACACAGGAGCTACATTTCAACGATTGATGAATAAGATATTCTCTACCCACATAGGAAAGCTGATGGAAGTTTATGTGGACGATATGCTTGTTAAAACTCCAGAAGATGAGACACTACTGTTCGACCTTTCTAAGGTATTTtccaccataagaaagcatgagATGAGGCTAAATCCCATGAAATGTACCTTTGCAGTAGAAGCTGAAAAGTTTCTAGGGTTCATGCTGACCCGCAAGGGCATAGAAGC
This sequence is a window from Arachis duranensis cultivar V14167 chromosome 2, aradu.V14167.gnm2.J7QH, whole genome shotgun sequence. Protein-coding genes within it:
- the LOC107473499 gene encoding uncharacterized protein LOC107473499, whose product is MVVDLGKKICTCMPCVHACAAISRLNGDPEDYCHSWGGDGASNQGTPLETLIDNAKNAITNDAPKDVATPSEIVLIQPLDSQPKDGDQGSYHCDTAIVHCQSLVKSSARNDGKNAFSELEFSNWKKVNNGINCAFVCHEGSIPNSPHNLCVKSCDDLMAQSKHIDKILDRHSNETIANNRLRLKTSINAIRWLAFQVCAFRGDDESPGSLNRENFIELIKLLASCNQNVHNVVLENAPGNAQYISLSVQKDILYIFSRKVRATIREKNGDSKFCIIIDEARDESKREQMYVVLRFVDKHGCVQERFFDLIHVSDTCSLTLKTEISSVLSRHNLDVQNLRGQGYDGASNMRGEWRLQALFLKDCLFAYYIHCLAHRLQLALVSAAKEVCYVHQFFSKLTLIVNVVTVSPKRHDQLRVAQANNVANLIANDQIVTGSGLNQIGTLQRARDTRWGSHLNSVHSLLCMFDATCEVLEKNTEKGNFSTRGDASAAYDAITSFEFVFVLHLKRNILEVSHDLCQALQ